The Mycolicibacterium duvalii DNA window GCACGCTCGGCCATCGCCGCGGCGATCGACTACACGCAGAGCCGGAAGGCCTTCGGCACCCCGGTGGCGTCGTTTCAGAACACCAAGTTCGAACTCGCCGCCTGCTCGACGGAGGTGGAGGCGGCCCAGGCGATGCTCGACCGCGCGGTGGCATTGCACGTCGACGGCGAGCTTTCCGGCGCGGACGCGGCCCGGGTGAAGCTGTTCTGCACCGAGATGCAGCAGCGCGTCGTGGACCGCTGCCTGCAACTCTTCGGTGGCTACGGATACATGATGGAGTATCCGATCGCCCGGCTGTACACCGATGCGCGGGTGGCCCGGATCTACGCCGGAACCAGCGAGGTGATGAAGGTGATCATCGCCAAATCGCTCGGGCTGTGACCCCGCGCCGGGGAGTCGGGCCCCCGGAAGCGGTGTGCGTCGCACCGAAAGCACTGGTGAGACGCATGTCAAGAAATAAACCTGTTGCGACCCTTGTCACAACGCGGCGAACCTACCTACTGTGTGTTCAGAAGGTTGGATCGACGGAGGAGTCGCGTGTCAGTGACCGAGCCGACGGCCGTGCGGCCGTACGAGTCGCTCCTGGCCAAGGGGGAGGACCGCAGAGCGCGGATTCTCGGCGTGGCGGAGCGGCTGCTGGCCCGAAACGGGTGGCGGAACACCTCGCTTGCCCAGATCGCCAAAGAGGCCGGGGTGACGCCGGCGGGCCTCCTGCACCACTTCGAATCCAAGGAGCAACTCCTCAACGCCGTCCTCGACGCTCGCGATGCCGACGACGAGGTGCACGCCGACTACCGGTCCGGTGATCTGGTCACCGAACTCAGTCGCGTCCCCGAGAGGTTCACCCGGGCTCCCGAGTTGATCGGGACGTTCACCGTGCTGTTGGTCGAGAACATCGCCCCGGATGCGCCGCTGCACGACCGATTGCTCAACCGCTACCGCGCCGCGGTGGAGATCATCACCGCGATCATCGAGCGCGGGCAGCGCAGTGGCAGGTACCGCCAAGACATCGACGGCGCCAGCAAGGCCGTGGAAATCCTCGCCTTTACCTATGGAATGGAGACCCTATGGTTGCTCGATCCCTCGATTCAGTTGGCCGAGGTGTTCAAGGGGTACGCGGAGTCACTGGGGCGCGAGCTGGCGCCGCAGAACCCGACATGAGGTACCGGCTGGATGTCGTGGCTCCGACCGTGCTCGACGCGGTGCGGTGCGCCGGCGGCTGGATCTATGACCGGGTGATGGCCGGATGGGATGTCACGGTGCTGCTCGGCAGCGACGAGGACGTCCGGCCGCTGCAGATCCTCGGTGCGCAGACGCTCGACCTGGAGTCCGCGCTCGCCGCATGGGAGGAGCGGCCCCACCCGCAGACCGTGGCCGTGGCCGCCGATCTGTTCGACCGGGATCCCCGTGTGCTGGCCCATGTGCGCAACGCGCTCGACCAGGGCGCCACCGAGGTGACGCTCTGGGGCGAACGCGTGCCCGATGACCTCGACTCGAGCGTCGATTCGGCGCAGCACCATCTCAGTGCTGCCGCGCGCGCATTCAAGGCCCTGGCACTGGATGCGGCGCAGGATCACGGCACCGAAGCGGTCGGGCGCACCGAGTCGTTCCGCTGCGGCATGCTCGCTTCGGTGGCCGCAGACCTGGTGCCCGCCAGCTGATCACCCCGGCGCAGGGCTACCGGGTGAGGTCGATGACGATCTTGCCGATCGCCCGACCGTCGGCGACGTGGGTCAGCGCCGCGGCCGTCTTCTCGAGCGGATAGACCGCGCCGATGTGCGGGCGGATGCGTCCGTGCGCCAGCAGTTCGCGTAATTCGCCCTCGTTGCGCGAGAACTCTTCGGAAGCGATGTCGCCGAACTGAAATCCGAGCACGTGGACGCCCTTGACCAGGACCAGGTTCAGCGGGATCGCCGGAATCGCACCGGACGCGAACCCGACGGTGACGAACCGGCCACCCCGCCGCAGGGACCGTAACGCCGGTTCGGACAGCGCGCCCCCGACCGGGTCGACGACAGCGGCTGCGCCACCGGGCACCGCTGTCTTGAGCGCACTGCGCAGATCACCGTCGCGGTGGTTCACGAGGTGTGTGGCCCCGTAACGTCCTGCTGCATCGAGCTTTTGCGACGATGACGCCACCGCGGTGACGGTCGCGCCGAGCAACGCGGCCAACGCGACCGTGGCCAAGCCCACCCCGCCTCCGGCGCCGAGCACCACGACGTCGTCGCCGGACCGCACCCGGGCCACCGACCGCAGCGTGTGATAGGCGG harbors:
- a CDS encoding TetR/AcrR family transcriptional regulator; this encodes MSVTEPTAVRPYESLLAKGEDRRARILGVAERLLARNGWRNTSLAQIAKEAGVTPAGLLHHFESKEQLLNAVLDARDADDEVHADYRSGDLVTELSRVPERFTRAPELIGTFTVLLVENIAPDAPLHDRLLNRYRAAVEIITAIIERGQRSGRYRQDIDGASKAVEILAFTYGMETLWLLDPSIQLAEVFKGYAESLGRELAPQNPT
- a CDS encoding NADPH:quinone oxidoreductase family protein; this encodes MRAAICPAYGAPDVVRVGEYPEPVIAAGQVRIRVSAAAVNFPDVLLIADKYQISVPPPFIPGSEFAGEIVEVAPDATGVAVGDRVTGAGLHGAFAEEIVVPVGGLARIADGIDDLTAAAFGVAYRTAYHTLRSVARVRSGDDVVVLGAGGGVGLATVALAALLGATVTAVASSSQKLDAAGRYGATHLVNHRDGDLRSALKTAVPGGAAAVVDPVGGALSEPALRSLRRGGRFVTVGFASGAIPAIPLNLVLVKGVHVLGFQFGDIASEEFSRNEGELRELLAHGRIRPHIGAVYPLEKTAAALTHVADGRAIGKIVIDLTR